A genome region from Solirubrobacter pauli includes the following:
- a CDS encoding SDR family NAD(P)-dependent oxidoreductase — translation MSTILITGANRSLGYEAARRLIEAGHDVWIGARSVERGQEAAEALGARFVQLDVTDDASVAAAAETVGALDVLVNNAGIAGEFKPVAETTVDDVRPVFEVNVFAPLRVFQAFLPALERSANPVVVNVSSGMGSLARTTEPGTDENGFTNVHYSPSKAALNMLTSQLARSYPGIRINAADPGYTATDFNHHSGHQTVEEGTDVIVELAQIGPDGPTGELRDRHGVVPW, via the coding sequence ATGTCGACGATCTTGATCACCGGAGCCAACCGCAGCCTCGGCTATGAAGCCGCCCGCCGCCTGATCGAAGCGGGCCACGACGTGTGGATCGGCGCGCGCTCCGTCGAGCGCGGCCAGGAGGCGGCGGAGGCGCTCGGCGCGCGCTTCGTCCAGCTGGACGTGACCGACGACGCGTCGGTCGCCGCGGCCGCCGAGACCGTGGGAGCCCTCGACGTGCTCGTCAACAACGCGGGCATCGCGGGCGAGTTCAAGCCGGTGGCCGAGACGACCGTCGACGACGTGCGGCCGGTGTTCGAGGTCAACGTCTTCGCCCCCTTGCGCGTCTTCCAGGCGTTCCTCCCGGCGCTCGAGCGGTCGGCGAACCCGGTCGTCGTCAACGTGTCCAGCGGGATGGGCTCGCTCGCGCGGACCACCGAGCCCGGCACCGACGAGAACGGCTTCACCAACGTGCACTACTCGCCCTCCAAGGCGGCCCTGAACATGCTCACGAGCCAGCTCGCACGCAGCTACCCGGGCATCCGCATCAACGCCGCCGACCCGGGCTACACCGCGACCGACTTCAACCACCACTCCGGCCACCAGACCGTCGAGGAGGGCACGGACGTGATCGTCGAGCTGGCCCAGATCGGCCCGGACGGCCCGACCGGCGAGCTCCGCGACCGCCACGGCGTCGTGCCGTGGTGA
- a CDS encoding helix-turn-helix domain-containing protein gives MTDLAAHLRSWRDRLQPADPGRRRAPGLRRDEIAARADVSVGYLTRLEQGHASHPSPLVCGALARALELRPEETELLYRLAGHAPPAEQRFSRTITPAAQRLLDRFADLPVMVYDPAWEVVAKNERGAALIGPVRGNIARSHFVGPGTYICHTPEQREAMSATIVSDLHAALAQFPADERLHAIVDELRGRSPHFAQLWEERPAAVHASATKLIDHPRVGRLTLECDVLRVEGSDLRLVVYSAAPGTPDAEALALLADGRGERLAAGHAGLGEDVAQVALDGLDAEEERVGDRLVGGAVGHERGDLRLARAEPR, from the coding sequence GTGACGGACCTCGCCGCCCACCTGCGCAGCTGGCGCGACCGGCTTCAGCCCGCGGATCCCGGCCGGCGGCGCGCGCCCGGCCTGCGTCGCGACGAGATCGCCGCGCGGGCGGACGTGTCGGTCGGCTACCTCACGCGGCTCGAGCAGGGCCACGCCAGCCATCCCTCGCCGCTCGTGTGCGGCGCGCTCGCGCGTGCGCTCGAGCTGCGCCCGGAGGAGACCGAGCTGCTGTACCGGCTCGCGGGCCATGCGCCGCCCGCCGAGCAGCGCTTCAGCCGCACGATCACGCCCGCCGCCCAGCGCCTGCTCGACCGCTTCGCCGACCTGCCCGTGATGGTCTACGACCCCGCCTGGGAGGTCGTCGCCAAGAACGAGCGCGGCGCGGCGCTGATCGGCCCGGTGCGCGGGAACATCGCACGCTCGCACTTCGTCGGCCCCGGCACGTACATCTGCCACACGCCCGAGCAGCGCGAGGCGATGAGCGCGACGATCGTGTCCGACCTGCACGCCGCGCTCGCCCAGTTCCCGGCCGACGAGCGCCTGCACGCGATCGTCGACGAGCTGCGCGGGCGGAGCCCGCACTTCGCGCAGCTGTGGGAGGAGCGCCCCGCCGCGGTGCACGCGTCGGCGACGAAGCTGATCGACCACCCGCGGGTCGGCCGGCTGACGCTGGAGTGCGACGTCCTGCGCGTCGAGGGCTCCGACCTGCGGCTCGTGGTCTACAGCGCCGCGCCGGGAACGCCCGACGCCGAGGCCCTAGCCCTGCTCGCGGACGGTCGCGGCGAGCGCCTCGCGGCTGGACACGCCGGTCTTGGCGAAGATGTTGCGCAGGTGGCTCTCGACGGTCTTGACGCTGAGGAAGAGCGCGTCGGCGACCGCCTGGTTGGTGGCGCCGTCGGCCACGAGCGCGGCGACCTCCGACTCGCGCGCGCTGAGCCCCGCTAG